A window from Pokkaliibacter sp. MBI-7 encodes these proteins:
- the trpA gene encoding tryptophan synthase subunit alpha, whose amino-acid sequence MSTLSEFIRARSQAQQTSERLPLLAMTHVIYGYPTVEASLAWMRRLLEQGIELLEVQFPFSDPVADGPTIVAACHRAVENQPQMGDCLQQLGQLQRDFPRSRILLMGYLNPFYRFGLTRLVQDAAAQGIAGLIIPDLPMERAGQFRRDCAGHGVEPIWLVTPATPAERLASIARQATGMLYCVSRSGVTGQKDGAQQALAEYLSTIRQHTDAPLAVGFGIRRREQVEALVGQADIAIVGSALLEAYNAGGQEAGLALLASLGMI is encoded by the coding sequence ATGTCGACACTCAGCGAATTTATCCGGGCACGGTCACAGGCGCAGCAGACGTCCGAGCGTCTGCCTCTGCTGGCCATGACCCATGTGATCTACGGCTACCCGACGGTGGAAGCCAGTCTGGCATGGATGCGCCGCCTGCTGGAGCAGGGTATCGAGCTGCTGGAAGTGCAGTTTCCCTTTTCTGATCCGGTAGCGGACGGCCCGACCATTGTTGCCGCCTGTCACCGGGCCGTGGAGAACCAGCCGCAGATGGGCGACTGCCTGCAGCAGCTTGGGCAGCTGCAGCGCGACTTTCCCCGCTCGCGCATCCTGCTGATGGGCTATCTCAACCCGTTTTACCGCTTCGGGTTGACCCGGCTGGTACAGGATGCAGCAGCTCAGGGCATTGCCGGGCTGATCATTCCTGATCTGCCGATGGAGCGGGCGGGTCAGTTCCGACGGGATTGTGCCGGGCATGGCGTGGAGCCCATCTGGCTGGTCACACCGGCTACACCCGCTGAGCGACTGGCCAGCATCGCCCGTCAGGCCACGGGCATGCTCTATTGCGTCAGCCGCTCCGGAGTGACCGGGCAAAAGGACGGAGCACAGCAGGCACTGGCCGAGTATCTGTCCACCATTCGCCAGCATACCGACGCGCCACTGGCGGTGGGGTTCGGCATTCGTCGCCGGGAGCAGGTGGAAGCGCTGGTGGGGCAGGCGGATATCGCCATTGTTGGCTCGGCCTTGCTGGAAGCCTATAACGCCGGTGGGCAGGAAGCCGGGCTGGCGCTGCTGGCCAGTCTGGGAATGATCTGA
- the trpB gene encoding tryptophan synthase subunit beta, producing MMSDNGYYGQYGGSYIPEILYTSQQQVQQAFDEARNDPAFIQALEQQWQQYSGRPTPLTFCANLTEHFGGAQIYLKREDLNHSGAHKMNNVIGQGLLVKRMGKKRVIAETGAGQHGIATALVAARLGLECTIYMGAKDVARQYPNVFWMRQLGATVIPVTTGSQTLRDALDEALRDWSGSYADSHYLIGTSCGCAPFPEMVSFFQSVIGREVRQQSLAQFGALPDRLYACVGGGSNACGLFLPFMDEAQVEKVGVEAGGKGMALGEHSIRLSHDLGQPGIAQGFASIFLQDDQGQLQETHSIAAGLDYVGVSPIIAHLAEQGQLRMTYASDQEVVDACTLLLKKEGIIPALESSHALAAAFREAGTLSPQQRIVINLSGRGDKDIFNVARAVQDAEFPQFLRSYLSEYPDNLQLASDAGQGRAV from the coding sequence ATGATGAGTGACAACGGCTACTACGGTCAATATGGCGGCAGCTATATCCCGGAAATCCTGTATACCAGCCAGCAGCAGGTGCAGCAGGCCTTTGACGAGGCCCGCAACGATCCGGCCTTTATTCAGGCGCTGGAGCAGCAGTGGCAGCAATACTCTGGCCGGCCGACCCCGTTAACCTTCTGTGCCAACCTTACTGAGCATTTTGGTGGTGCGCAGATTTACCTCAAGCGCGAGGATCTCAATCACAGCGGCGCCCATAAGATGAATAACGTCATCGGGCAGGGGTTGCTGGTCAAACGCATGGGCAAGAAGCGGGTGATTGCCGAAACCGGCGCCGGTCAGCATGGCATTGCCACCGCACTGGTGGCAGCGCGACTGGGGCTGGAATGCACCATTTACATGGGCGCCAAAGACGTGGCGCGGCAATATCCCAATGTGTTCTGGATGCGTCAGCTGGGCGCCACGGTGATTCCGGTAACCACTGGTTCGCAGACGCTGCGCGATGCGCTGGATGAGGCGCTGCGTGACTGGTCCGGCAGCTATGCCGACAGTCACTATCTGATCGGTACCTCCTGTGGCTGCGCGCCGTTCCCGGAGATGGTGTCGTTCTTCCAGTCAGTGATCGGCCGCGAAGTCAGGCAGCAGAGTCTGGCCCAGTTCGGCGCGCTGCCGGACCGGCTGTATGCCTGCGTCGGTGGTGGCTCCAATGCCTGTGGACTGTTCCTGCCCTTTATGGATGAGGCACAGGTGGAAAAAGTCGGTGTTGAAGCGGGTGGCAAAGGCATGGCGCTCGGTGAGCACTCCATTCGCCTGTCCCATGATCTGGGCCAGCCGGGGATCGCCCAGGGTTTTGCCAGCATCTTCCTGCAGGATGATCAGGGTCAGCTACAGGAGACCCACTCCATCGCTGCCGGTCTGGACTATGTCGGGGTCTCTCCGATCATCGCCCATCTGGCGGAGCAGGGGCAGCTGCGCATGACCTATGCCAGCGATCAGGAAGTGGTGGACGCCTGCACCCTGCTGCTGAAGAAGGAAGGCATCATTCCCGCACTGGAGTCGTCCCATGCGCTGGCCGCCGCATTCCGCGAGGCAGGCACGCTGTCACCGCAGCAGCGTATCGTTATCAACCTGTCCGGGCGCGGTGACAAGGACATCTTCAACGTTGCCCGGGCGGTACAGGATGCCGAGTTTCCGCAGTTCCTGCGCAGTTACCTGAGCGAATATCCGGACAATCTGCAACTGGCCAGTGATGCCGGGCAGGGGAGGGCAGTGTGA